Part of the Pseudomonadota bacterium genome is shown below.
ATTTGTTGCCGCTTCATTTTAGTTTCCATCTCATCTTGTTGATTTCTCATCTTAAGCCCGGTATCTTCCGGATTTCTCCTTTCTGCGGCCAACCTTTGAGCTTTCGATATAATATCCGCTTTTAGTTCCCTTAACTTTATTATCTGGTTAACAACGGTCTTTTTTATCCCGCCGTTTTCTGATCTACTACTTGGATCTTTGGAAAGTGAATAAATCTGCCTATCAATTTCTTCAATCTGTTTATCAATCGCTCGATTTACTGCTCCTTTTTCCAATTCATTTTTTTTAAATAATGATGATTCACGGTACGAATCTATTTTCTGGGCTCTTGTTTTATACTTGTCTGGAATTGGAGTGTTAGATATTACAGTTTTGCCATTCTTATCCTTGTATGTATAAATTTCTCCAGCTTGAATTATTTGAATGCAAATTAGAAAAAAGGCTAATAGAAAAATTATAACAATAAATACAGGTATTTTTAATGGGTTATACACATTATTCAAAATTACTTGATGTAAGTTCTTCATTTTTTTATTTTCCTTGTCATAAGGTATTTATTATAAAAGCATAGTTGGTGTACAAACGATATTGAGGAATTAGAAAACCCCTTTGGGGATTATTCTCCGGCTTTGAAACAACAAATGAATTATTTACGGGAACGCACCTGATACACGTGTTTGGATAAGATATCAGACTGGCTTTTCCAATGCTCCCCACCATAGCAAAAACTGAATACGGCATCTTTACCACTAATTATTAATTACAAAAACAGGTCTGGCGATTTGACACGGTGCGATGCCAGATAAATTGATGTCTTGAATCAGTGCAGCTTTGCTAATTTGGTTGTACATACTACGTGGGTGATTGTTATTTATTGCGGAATTCACAATTTTCCAAAATTCGGGTTGAATAGGTTTCCCACTTGTTTCAGCAAGTTTTACTACTTCGGCTAAACATAACATACAGGCTTGGCCATGTGCGCCTTTCCTTTTCTCGACATTTATTAAAATATCTTTATAACTTGTTCGCCGCT
Proteins encoded:
- a CDS encoding DUF4124 domain-containing protein; protein product: MKNLHQVILNNVYNPLKIPVFIVIIFLLAFFLICIQIIQAGEIYTYKDKNGKTVISNTPIPDKYKTRAQKIDSYRESSLFKKNELEKGAVNRAIDKQIEEIDRQIYSLSKDPSSRSENGGIKKTVVNQIIKLRELKADIISKAQRLAAERRNPEDTGLKMRNQQDEMETKMKRQQMDMGAMTEEMKDKKRAMEAKMRSQEREIRELERDKRMSEHNQRMQEMNKALGQ
- a CDS encoding DUF4124 domain-containing protein, which gives rise to MKNLYQEAFQNMYIKSSVIVFIITISLIAFSLICTQTIQAGEMYKYTDKDGNTVITNTPNPERYQVKAKKTYSYSEASPSEEDDGKKERRTSYKDILINVEKRKGAHGQACMLCLAEVVKLAETSGKPIQPEFWKIVNSAINNNHPRSMYNQISKAALIQDINLSGIAPCQIARPVFVINN